A stretch of DNA from Candidatus Deferrimicrobiaceae bacterium:
GAGGAGTGTCCCCCCCCCAGTTGAGGAGTGTCCCGCTGAAGGATACGGATCGCGTCGAGCGGAACCGGCGGCGGGCGGGCGCAAGGTCGAGAGCTACGCCTAAGGGGACACCCCCGGCCTCCGAAGATCCGTTCCTGAAGAGGCCGTGCACCGAGAGGGTCGATGCGCCCCGTCCGGCGAGGCGCCCGGCCGGGGCGTACCCGCCGCGGTACGGTGAGGGCGGGCAACGAAGCCGGCGGGGATGCAGCGGCCCTCGAATGCCGGGATCTGAGGGAATGGAGCTCTGGAGGCCGGCGAGCCAGGGGCCCGGGATCCGGCACTTCCCCCCGGGCACACGACCGCGGCCCACGGCGCGGCGGAGGAAGAGTTCTTAGAAGGAACGTCCCTGTTCTTAGGAGTGTCCCCGGTGGGTTGCTTCTTTCCCTACGGGTAGAGCCCCCGGAACCGCATCGCCTCCGCCACCCGCGAGATGCCGATCATGAGCGCGGCCATCCGGTGCGACACACCTTTCTCGTGCGCAAGGGAGAGCACTTCCTGAAACGCCTCGAGCATGATGCGCTGCAACTGCCGGTTCACTTCCCCGATGTTCCAGAAGAACTTCTGCGTGTCCTGCACCCATTCGAAGTAGGAGGCCGTCACCCCGCCGGCGTTCCCCAGAACGTCCGGGATGATGAACACCCCCCTCTGCCGCAGGATCTCGTCGGCTTCCAGCGTGGTCGGCCCGTTCGCGCCCTCGGCCAGGATGCGGCACCGGACCCGGCCGACGTTCTCCCCCGTGATCTGCCCTGCCGTGGCGCACGGCGCGAGGATGTCGCACGGAATCTCCAGGAGGTCCCGGTTCGACACCGGGGTCACGCCCGGGAACTCCGATACCTTTCCCCCCGCCTCCACGTGCCGGATCAGGTCGTTCACCGGAAGCCCGTCGGGGTTGTGCACTCCTCCGTACACGTCGCTTACTCCGATCACCTTGACCTTCTTCTCCGCGAGTTCCTGCGCCGCGACGGAGCCGACGTTTCCGAACCCCTGGACCACCGCGGTGAGCTTCTCGGGGACAAGCCCCAGACGCTCGACGGCGGCGAAGACAAGGTTGACCAGCCCGCGTCCGGTCGCCTCACGCCGCCCCACGGAACCCCCGACGACGAGAGGCTTTCCGGTCACCACGCCGGGGACGGAATAGCCCACCTGGATCGAGTAGGTGTCCATGATCCAGGACATCGTCTGCTCGTTCGTGAACATGTCCGGCGCCGGGATGTCCTTCTCCGGGCCGATCAGCATCACGATCTCCGTTGTGAACCGCCGGGTGAGAGCCTGCAGCTCCCGCGGGGACATCTCGAGAGGGTTGCAGCAGACGCCCCCCTTCGCCCCCCCGAAGGGGATGTTCATGAGCGCGCACTTCCAGGTCATCCACATGGCCAGGGCGGTCGTTTCCTCGAGGGACACGGTAGGGCTGTACCGGATCCCCCCCTTCCCCGGCCCGAGGGTGATGTTGTGGTGGACGCGGTATCCCGTGTATGTGGCGACCCTCCCGTCGTCCAGCCGGACCGGCACCGTGACGATGAGCGCGCGCCTCGGGTACCGAAGCCGGTTGGCCAGGTTCGGGTCCAGGTTGAGGAGCTTCGCAGCCTGGCCGAGCTGCTCCTCCGCTTCGACCAGCATGTCGTGCCCTTCCTTGGTCTCTCCCCAGCTCGGAAATGGCATCGTTTCCTCCTCCTTTCCCCGTTTTTCCCCTCTGATAAACTCGTTCCCCGGCGCCGGCCCCGCGCCATTCACCGAAAATTCGCCCGCATCGCTCCTCTGCTCTTTTCGTCCTTCCCCGTCCTCCCGGGTCCGTCTATTTTGCCCGGTTATCCCTAGGATATCCACCGTCCGCTCTTTCTCCCCGGAGGGGAAATAGCATAGGATAGGAAGATCATCGCTTACGAGAAACACGGGCGGGGGAACGGCAGCAACCGATCCATGACGTGGCGCAGACTGGCAAAAGGCGAACTCTCCTGGGAGACGCTTCGCCGGCGTTCCCGCATCCTGGAATGGACCCGGGCCTTCTTCCGCGAGCGCGGCTTTCTCGAGGTCGACCCGCCGATCGCGAACCCGTACCCGAACATCGACCCCAACATCTTCCCGGTGCGGGTCTCGGACGCGGCGGGGCGGACGTCCGGCCTGTACCTCCACACCTCCCCGGAGCTCTCGATGAAGAAGCTCCTCGCGGCGGGCTCCGGAAACATCTTCTTCCTCGGCAAGGTGTTCCGGGACCGGGAGGGATCCCCCCTTCACCACCCGGAGTTCACGATGCTCGAGTGGTACCGGGTGGGGGAGCCGGCCGACGCGGTGAGGAAGGATGTCGAGGACCTGCTGCGGGACCTGGCCCGCCGGGCGAACGGGGCGGAGGAGGTCCTGAGGGAGGGACGGCGTATCCCTCTTCCCCCCGCCTGGAAGCGGTGGGAGCTTGCGGAGGCGTTCGCGGAACTTCTCGGCTGCCCGATGGGGGACGCGGGGGCGCTCCGGACCGGCCTGTCCGGGAAGGGGATCCGGCCGGGGCCGGCCGAGACGTGGGAGGATCTCTTCTTCCGCGCCATGCTGGACGTGATCGAGCCGGCGCTTGCCGTGAGGGGGGCCGTCTTCCTGACGGGGTTTCCCGCCGCGCTCGCGGGAATGTCCCGGAGGCGCGAGGGGGCCGGCGACATTGCGGAGAGGTTCGAGGGGTACGTTGCCGGAATCGAACTCGTGAACGGGTACGAGGAGCAGACCGATCCCGGAGAGCAGGAGGGGCGGCTCCTGGAACTGTCCGGGCGCCACGCGCATCGAACGGGGGTGCGGTTGCCGGTCGACCCGGATTTTCTCGACGCCCTCCGGGCGGGTCTTCCGGCGTGTTCCGGGGCGGCCCTGGGGATGGACCGTCTGGTGATGCTCCTCCTGGGGAAAAAGACGATCGCTGACGTGACCTACCGATGAACAACGGCCGCATGCTTCTTTTCCTGCTTTCGTTCGGCCACTTGGCAACCGACATGGTGCAGGGGGCCCTGCCCGCGCTCCTGCCGTACCTGAAGGACTGCTTCGACCTCTCCTACACCGTCACCGGGTCGATCCTCCTCGCGGCGCACCTGACCTCCTCCGTGATCCAGCCGCTGTTCGGCTTCCTCACCGACCGCAGGCCGTTCCCGATCCTTCTCTCCCTGGGTTGCCTGGTCTCCGGCATCGGCATCGCCCTGATCCCCTTCGCGCCGAGTTTCTCCTGGCTCATCGCCTTCGTGATGTTCATGGGTCTGGGGACGGCCGCCTTCCACCCGGAAGGGTTCAAGGCCACCGCGTGCATCGTCTCCTTGAAGCGCGCGACCGGGATGTCCTTCTTCTCCGTGGGGGGGAACCTGGGATTCGCCATCGGCGCCCCGGCCGCCATCTTCCTCGTTGCCCGGTACGGCCTTCCGGGGGCGGCCGCCCTGTTCCTTCCCGCGGCGGCGGCGGCGGCCCTCTTCCTGCCGGCCCTGCCGCGCATCCGGGAGCGCATCGCCGCGGTCGCCGCGCGGCCGTCCTCCCCCGTCGAAAACGGAGTCCGGCACCCCATGTACGCCGTCTCCCTGATCGTCCTCATCGTGGTCTTCCGCTCGTGGACGCAGCTCGGGCTCGCCGCGTTCCTCCCGTTCCTCTACCGGGAGGAACTCGCGAGCAATCCGGGGTTCGTGGCCACCCTCCTCTTCCTGTTCCTGGGAGCGGGCACGGTCGGAACGCTCGCGGGAGGGCCGATCGCCGACCGGATCGGCCACCGGAGGATGCTCTTTTACTCGCTGTCCCTGCAGATTCCCCTCATCTTCCTGTTTCTCGCCGCGCGCGGGTGGACCGTATTCGTGCTGGCCGCCGCGGTGGGGGCGACGATCGTCTCCACCTTCTCGGTGACCATCGTGATGGCCCAGGAGCTTTTCCCCCGCCGGATGGCGACGGCCTCCGGGGCCATCGCGGGATTCGCCATCGGGACGGGGGGGATCGGCGTGACCCTCCTGGGCGCGGTGGCCGACCGGTACGGGGTCCCCGCCGCGGTACACCTGATCAACCTTCTGCCGGCCTTCGGGGCGCTGCTCGCCGCGATGCTCCCGATCCCCTGGAAAGCCGGCCTGGCGAGGCCTGCGTGAGGCGGGTCATCGACGTTCACGTCCACCTGCAGCATCCTGTTCGGGAACGCCCGGAAGTTCCTGGATCGCGCGGGTTTGGCATAAAATACCCTGTCATGGCGAAAAACCGGGGCAAGGAGAGACGGAATGGGTGAGGAGCGAAACGGAGGCGGATCGGGCCAGCCGAAATATTCCCGGCGCAGGAATGCGATGATGCTGTTCCTCGTCGCCGCGCTCGTGACGGTGGGGTCCGGTCTGTTCTACTGGTGGTACCGCCAGACCCACATCGTGA
This window harbors:
- a CDS encoding Glu/Leu/Phe/Val dehydrogenase, with the protein product MPFPSWGETKEGHDMLVEAEEQLGQAAKLLNLDPNLANRLRYPRRALIVTVPVRLDDGRVATYTGYRVHHNITLGPGKGGIRYSPTVSLEETTALAMWMTWKCALMNIPFGGAKGGVCCNPLEMSPRELQALTRRFTTEIVMLIGPEKDIPAPDMFTNEQTMSWIMDTYSIQVGYSVPGVVTGKPLVVGGSVGRREATGRGLVNLVFAAVERLGLVPEKLTAVVQGFGNVGSVAAQELAEKKVKVIGVSDVYGGVHNPDGLPVNDLIRHVEAGGKVSEFPGVTPVSNRDLLEIPCDILAPCATAGQITGENVGRVRCRILAEGANGPTTLEADEILRQRGVFIIPDVLGNAGGVTASYFEWVQDTQKFFWNIGEVNRQLQRIMLEAFQEVLSLAHEKGVSHRMAALMIGISRVAEAMRFRGLYP
- the epmA gene encoding EF-P lysine aminoacylase EpmA, with protein sequence MTWRRLAKGELSWETLRRRSRILEWTRAFFRERGFLEVDPPIANPYPNIDPNIFPVRVSDAAGRTSGLYLHTSPELSMKKLLAAGSGNIFFLGKVFRDREGSPLHHPEFTMLEWYRVGEPADAVRKDVEDLLRDLARRANGAEEVLREGRRIPLPPAWKRWELAEAFAELLGCPMGDAGALRTGLSGKGIRPGPAETWEDLFFRAMLDVIEPALAVRGAVFLTGFPAALAGMSRRREGAGDIAERFEGYVAGIELVNGYEEQTDPGEQEGRLLELSGRHAHRTGVRLPVDPDFLDALRAGLPACSGAALGMDRLVMLLLGKKTIADVTYR
- a CDS encoding MFS transporter; its protein translation is MNNGRMLLFLLSFGHLATDMVQGALPALLPYLKDCFDLSYTVTGSILLAAHLTSSVIQPLFGFLTDRRPFPILLSLGCLVSGIGIALIPFAPSFSWLIAFVMFMGLGTAAFHPEGFKATACIVSLKRATGMSFFSVGGNLGFAIGAPAAIFLVARYGLPGAAALFLPAAAAAALFLPALPRIRERIAAVAARPSSPVENGVRHPMYAVSLIVLIVVFRSWTQLGLAAFLPFLYREELASNPGFVATLLFLFLGAGTVGTLAGGPIADRIGHRRMLFYSLSLQIPLIFLFLAARGWTVFVLAAAVGATIVSTFSVTIVMAQELFPRRMATASGAIAGFAIGTGGIGVTLLGAVADRYGVPAAVHLINLLPAFGALLAAMLPIPWKAGLARPA